AAAAAACTAGGATATGCTGAAACTGCATTTGTTCATCCCGTAGCTGCTAACGAATTTGAAGTGCGCTATTTTACGCCTCAGACTGAAGTTCCGTTATGTGGGCATGCAACTATTGCCGCATTTAGCTTGTTAAAGAAATTAGGCAAACTGACTGTGGGAGAATACACGATCCAGACACAAGCTGGGAGATTAGCCATTTTAATAGTAGAGGATGACACTGTTTTTATGGAACAAACATTACCAGTTTTTTTCATAGAGAAACTAGATTATGCAAAAATTGCTAGTTCTTTAGGAATCGCTGTTACTGATTTTTCAGAAGAGTTACCATTGAAGATTGTATCAACAGGGCTGAAGGATTTAATGATTCCAGTGAAAGATACAACTATTTTGCAGGCAATTAAGCCTAATTCAAGTGAAATAGAAGCAATTTCAAAACAATTAGATATTATTGGATATCATGTCTTTGTTCCAGATAAGACGACAATTAGTTGCCGCAACTTCGCTCCTTTTGTGGGAATTGAAGAGGAATACGCGACAGGAACTTCTAATGGAGCACTGGTCTGCTATCTATTCCAAGAAAATAAAAGCATCGGGGACAAAACGTATCACTTTAGACAAGGAAGACTACGTCCAGATCAGACTGGTCGGATAATCGTTGAAATAAGTGCTGAGGACAGAGAAATTAGACAAGTTTTTGTTGGAGGAAAAGCGATGATTACGAAAGATTTATCAGAAATGGATTAATAAAAGAAGGAATGTTACAGATAAAAAATAATCAATTTTTAACTAAGGAGAGACTATGAAGAAAAAAATTTATTGTTTTCTTTTCCTAAGCTCATCGTTATTAGTGACTTCATGTGCTAAACAGGATTACTCAACAGAAGAATCAAAGGCAAGAAAACTGGTAGAAGAAGGGCGCACGTTCGTTAGTATGCAAAAAGAAAATAAGCGAGAAATAAAATACACTGTCAAAAAAGAGCAGTACAAAGAAAATGAAAAAGCTGTTATTTTAGAAAATGCTACTCCAATGATCGAGATTTCTGCTAAAAGAGCAAAAGGAGAGTTATATGCTAATTCTAAAAATAAATATAATTATATTACAATAGAGTTTGAATTTGAAAATAGGAACTTTCCAGAAGCCTTTGATATGCAAGGTGGGGAGATTTGGATGGTCAATAGTAAAAATAAAAACTTCAAACAAGGCCAAGGGGGAATCGAATCTAAACCAGCTTCAAAAGGAGAAAAAGGGTATTATAAGAGCAGCTTTACCATCGGAGAATTGATTGAAATTGGTGATAGTATTACTATTCGATATAATTATGATTTAGAATTTAATGGCGGTGGATCTGGACCGTTTAACTATATTGAATTTACTGTACCAATAGACAGTATTGAAAAAGAAAAATAGTAAGTAATAAATTAAACGTTCTTTCGTTGATTTAAGGAGAAGATTAGAAGATGACTGCACTAATAACATTGCCAAATTTAGGGGAAGAAATGGAATCTAAGCTCAAAAGTATAGGTATTGATATAGCAGAAGAACTAACATCTAAAAGGGAGGAATAATGAAAAAGTATAGGTATATAGTGATGTTAGCAGTTATTGTGCTGTTTTCAGGGTGTACTAATAGGGAAGAAAGGAAAGAAATCAAAGAAATTTCATATATGACTTCAAGTTTTGGTGTACTATCCAAAGCGGTTGAAGTAAACATAGAAGACGCTACCAAAAAAATATTTATTAATAATGATTATAGTAGAAGTGGAGTACCGAATAAAATCGAGAATATTCCAGAGAGTGATTTCGAAATTTACAGAATCAGTGATATAAGGAAATTTGAGGGGAAAATTAACAAAATGAGGATTTCTAATTGGAAAGAAAAGTATGTTAATAAGGATATAATGGATGGCTACCAATGGTCGTTAACTATTAAATATAAAGATGGCGAGGCGAAGTCGATTTATGGTAGTAATGATCAACCTAAGAAGTACGACGAATTAATAAGAGTGTTGTTCAATACAGAGGAGTAAGCTTCTCTTACAAACGATCAGAAAGAGTTAGGAATATGAGTTTTGAAGAAATCTCATAACAAGATAAGTTCAGTAGCTTAGAATGAGGAATCGTTTGAATTAGAATATCGACAAATAAATAGTTTGAGCGTTGTTCATAAGAATAACCGACTATACAAATTAAAGGAATTATTCTGCTAAACAATAGAGAATGACTCCTTTTTTATTGAGTAGAAAAGGCAGTTCGCATTCGCACCTAAAAAGAACAAGAGTATGTCAAAACAACAACAAAATTACCTCTACCTGACAGGCTTTCAAACTAAGACTAAAAAAAACTTCGGTTTTGTAGTATAATTTTCAAGGATAGAGGAAAGGCGGGAAGCCCATGAGGAAAAAACAGACCTACGCAGTAGTTGATCTAGAAACAACTGGGACCGATCCAACGGTTGACCGGATTATTCAATTCGGCTGTGTATTGATCCAAGAAGGAAAAATCATTTCCCGTTTTGCGACTGATATCAATCCGAATCAGGCCATCTCTAAGCAGATACAGCAACTTACAGGTATTAGTAATTCTCGTGTGCATAAAGCACCTTATTTTGAAGATGTGGCCTTAACGATTTATAACCTATTAGCTGATACCATATTCGTTGCTCATAATATCTATTTTGATTATTCCTTTTTAACACAGGAATTGCTGCGGTGCGGCACACCTAAATTAAAGATTCCCGGCATTGATACGGTGGAGTTAGCTCAGATTTTCCTGCCGACAGAAAAAAGTTTCCGTTTAGGCGACTTAGCTGAAAGCTTAGGGTTGATCCATGATAATCCTCACCAGGCTGATAGTGATGCACAAGTAACGGCAGAACTTTTATTGCTGATTGAAGCTAAAATGCGTCGCTTACCGCTGATCACAATGGAGTCGATTGATCGATTGAGTCAGCAAACTGGAATGGATACAAGCTCTTATATCCATCACATATATGAAGAAATGAAGCAAGATATCCAGCCTTTGGCAAAAGAGCAGCATGTTGTTTCAGGAATAGCCTTAAGAAAAAAAGAAGTTCCGCTATTTGAAGAAAAATTATATGGGAACCCAGTTTTTCCACAAAAGAAAAAGGCCAAAGAAAAAGTTTTTGCTGATGTGATCGGTTACCGGTCAGAACAAAGCCGGATGATGAATTTAGTGTATGATCATTTCACAAATGATGAACATAAAAATTTATTTATTGAGGCGGCGACTGGAACTGGAAAAACTTTAGGCTATTTATTTCCACTTAGCTATTTAGCCACGCCTGACAATCCAGTTATCATTAGCACAGTGTCTATCGTCTTGCAAAATCAATTGACCGAAAAAGATATTCCGTTAGCGAATCAAATTAGTCCTAAGCCAATCAACGCTGTAATTATTAAAAGTCATCGCCATTATATCGATCTGCAGCGGTTTAAAGCTACATTGAAAAATCCGGTACAGCAAAAACAATATGCCTTGTACCAGATGGGTGTTTTAGTTTGGTTAGTGGAAACGGAGACAGGGGATCTTGATGAATTACAATTAACGAACTTTAACCATATTTTTTGGCGTGATGTCGCGCATCGTGGGATTGATTTTTTGTCTGATCAAGATTCTTTGTACCAAGAAGATTTTGTCCGTTTTCTCTATAAAAAGGTTCGACAAAGTAATGTATTGATCGTCAATCATGCTTTTTTAGCACAAGAAACCCTTAGAGAAATTCCGCTCTTGCCTAAGAGCTCCTATTTGATTATTGATGAAGCCCATCATTTGCCTGAGATCGCTGGGAAAATTGCCAATCGTCAGTTCAATTATGTGTCATTTAAAAAACAAGCAGCGCTTTATTTGGAAGAAGATCAGCTCTTTGATCAAATCAATCAAATTTTTGACACTAAAACGCAAGAACAGCGGCTGTTACGGATTTATTCTAATGCTTTAAATGATTTGATTGAGGAGTTTAGCGATTTGTTTTATGAAATAAATCAGTTGTTCAAAGATGAGAAGCGATCACATTTAGAAGCAATGCTGCTAACGAAGCCAGTTTTTGATCATTTGTCGTTAAATGGAGAAACTTCGATTCAAAAGATCGAAATTCTTTTGACAGAGATGCAGGAAATCCAAACCAGATTGCAACTGTCGATTGTTGCTGAATTGGAAAAGTATACAGCATCTGAGCGGATTATATTCGTTAGTTTACTACAATTTTTTGAACGGATCGCATTCCTTTATGAATGTTTTGATATTTACGTCAATAGATGGGAGCCAAGGTGGATCAAAGAATATAGTACTACGCCTCAAGGATATGGCTTGCTTGCAATCAACGATCTAGAGGCAAGTATTTTATCTGAGACCACTTGGTATGACCGTTATCAGCGGATTTTGTATACGGGTGGAACATTGAAATTCGGTAATGATAAAAAGTATTTGCCAAATAAACTTGGGTTGACGAACGTTTCGTTTAAAACATTACCTGACCCATATAACTATGAGGAAAACGCGCGCTTATATATACCAACTGAAGCCATTGCAATCAGTCAGGCTGATGCTGCAGAATTTGCTGCGTATATCGCAGCTGTAATCCAAGAATTATCACAACAGCAAGATCGTTCGATGTTGGTTTTATTTACCTCACATGATATTTTATCCAGTGTTTATTATCGTTTACATCCGCAATTTCTAAACGCTGGTAGAGAACTGTTAGCACAGGGAATCAGTGGGAGTCGGGAAAAAATCTTAAAACGCTTTGCTCATTCAAAAAATAGTATTTTGCTAGGCGCTGACAGTTTTTGGGAAGGGGTCGATTTACCAGGAGAAGCGCTGTCGCTTTTGATCGTGACACGCTTGCCATTTGAAAATCCTAAACGTCCTTTTGTCAAAGCTCGCTACGACTATCTTGAAGAAAAAGGTGTCAACCCATTTACTCATGAAGCACTGCCTAAAGCAGCTTTACGTTTACGCCAAGCGTTAGGTCGCTTGATTCGCTCTGACAGTGATAAAGGTGCACTGATTGTTTTAGACAGACGACTAGTAACTGCAAAATATGGAAAACGTATGTTAAAAGCATTGCCAAAAGAGTTATCTGTGAAAGAAGAGTCATTAGAGGCAATAGCTTTAGAGCTAAAAGAATTTTTAAATAAATAAATTTATCTACTATCTATTAAATTAAAGTGATTTTCTGCTATAATGGTAGCCAGTAAGTTTGGAAAGGGCGAGGCGATTGCAAGAACAAGAAGACCAAAAGGAAACAAGAAATACTAAGATCCTAATAGGTGTCATTGCGGCTTTATTAGTGATCATTGTAGTGATGACTATTTTCTATATTCGCTCCACGCAGCCAAGAACACAAGCGAAGAAAGAAGCCACAGAAATCGCGAAAGAATATGCACAGCTAGAGTCGGTTGACAACTTTTATTGGTTTACTAGAAAAGAAACCTATTTTAGCGTAACTGGTAAAAACGATAAAGGAGAAGAGCTAGCTGTAATCATCCCGAAAGCAGGAGAAAAGGTGACAGTCCTGAATCAAAAGGATGGTGTGGAAGAAGGGCATATTCGTCAGATTATTGAAACCGATTATAAAGAGTCAAATATTCAAAAAATCAGCTTAGGTCTATATAACGATAAACCAACATGGGAAGTCGTTACTAAAAACGAAGATAGTTCACTGAATTATTATCTGTTATCATTTGAAAAGGCTGAGGAAATCATGATCATTAAGAATGTCTGACGAGACAGACTTATAAAAATAATCATACTGATGTTTAGTTACTTGATGAAACAAGGATAAATAGGGTCAGGAAAGGACGTTACTCCGTTGAATTACTAGGAGTTAAATACGCTTGTCCTAGTATCTGATAAAAAATGAGGAGTGAGAGTATGAACATATCAAGACGTGCACAAAAATTAGAACCCTCAGTCACCCTTGCAGCATCGGCGAAGGCTAATGCATTAAAAGCGGCAGGGAAAGATGTGTTGAGTTTAACTGTAGGTGAACCGGATTTTACGACGCCTAAAAATATCCAGCAAGCAGCAATCCAAGCCATCGAAAGTGGCAAGGCCAGCTATTATACGCCTTCAGCTGGTATCAAGGAACTTCGTGAAGCTGTTGTAAAATATATTGAAACGTATTATCAATTAAACTATCAAGCAAACAATGTGATTGTTACAGATGGGGCTAAATTTGCGTTGTATCTTCTTTTTCAAGCAGTATTGAATCCCAATGATGAAGTGATCATTCCAGTTCCTTATTGGGTGAGCTATGGGGAACAAGTCAAGTTAGCTGAAGGCGTGCCTGTCTTTATCTCATGTGCTCAGGAAAAAGAGTTTAAAGTGACTGTGGAACAATTGGAAGAAGCAAAAACGGCTAAGACGAAATTATTGATTTTAAATTCTCCTTCCAATCCTACAGGAATGATCTATTCTGAAGATGAATTACGCAAAATTGGTGAGTGGGCCGTCGCAAATGATATTTTGATCGTATCAGATGATATTTACGGTCGACTTATCTACAATGGCGCGACCTTTACACCGATGGCAACATTATCTGAGGCAATCAGAAAGCATACAATTATTATTAATGGTGTTTCTAAAAGCTATGCAATGACAGGCTGGCGAATCGGCTATGCCGTCGGAGATGAAACGATTATTTCTGCGATGAATGATATTGCGTCACAATCGACAAGTAATCCAACCGCAGTTAGTCAATATGCGGCAATCGAAGCTTTAGTAGGCGGACAAGACACGGTTGAGATCATGAGACAGGCATTTGAAGCCCGTTTAAATGAAATCTATCCTTTATTTGCCGCATTGCCAGGATTCAAAATGGAAAAACCGCATGGCGCATTTTATCTGTTTCCTAATATCAAAGAAACGTTAACGATGTGCGGCTATACCGACGTGACTAAATGGGTAGATGATTTATTAGCAGAAGCACAAGTCGCACTGGTAACAGGTGCTGGTTTTGGGGCTCCAGAAAATGTGCGGATCAGCTATGCAACTGATTTAGACACATTAAAAGAAGCAGTCAAGCGGATTGCCGCATTTATCGAAAGCAAATCAACTAAATAAATGACTTAATTCGGGATAGGTAAAAGAATAGATGAATGGAGAGACAATCGTGGAACAAATTCAAATTATTGATTCAAAAAATCATGTAGGGGAAACAGTCAAAATAGGGGCTTGGATCGCCAATAAACGTTCAAGCGGAAAGATTGCTTTTTTACAATTACGTGATGGAACAGCTTATTTTCAAGGAATTGTAGTGAAAAGTGAAGTACCGGAAGAAGTCTTCCAATTAGCGAAAAGCCTAACACAAGAAACCTCTGTTTGGATCACAGGTGAAATTAGAGAAGACAGCCGTTCAAAATTCGGTTATGAAATTGGTGTAACAGGGATTGAAGTGATTGGTGAAAGTCATGACTACCCAATTACACCAAAAGAACACGGAACTGACTTTTTGATGGATCACCGTCATTTATGGTTACGTTCTTCACGTCAACATGCAATCATGCAAATCCGTAACGAAATTATTCGTGCAACGTACGAGTTTTTCAACAACAATAATTTTGTTAAAATCGATCCACCAATCTTAACTGCAAGCACAGCTGAAGGCACGACTGATTTATTTGAGACAAACTATTTTGATCAAAAAGCTTATCTATCTCAAAGTGGACAATTATATATGGAAGCGGCAGCGTTAGCTTTTGGTAAAGTGTTCTCATTCGGCCCAACCTTTAGAGCAGAAAAATCTAAAACACGTCGTCACTTGATCGAGTTTTGGATGATCGAACCAGAAATGGCTTTTATGCACCAAGAAGAAAGTTTAGAGGTGCAAGAACAATACGTGGCTTTCTTAGTTCAAAGTGTATTGGACAATTGCGACCATGCTTTAGATGTGTTAGAACGAAATAGAGAAGTCTTGAAAAAATATACACAACTACCATTCCCACGTATTTCTTATGATGAAGCAGTTGAGTTATTGAAGAAAAACGGGTTTGATGATATTGAGTGGGGCGATGATTTTGGCTCACCACATGAAACATTTATTGCCAATTCATTTGACCGTCCAGTCTTTATTTTAAATTATCCAAAAGCAATCAAAGCGTTCTACATGAAACCACATCCAACTCGTGACGATGTCGTGATTTGTGCGGATATGATCGCGCCAGAAGGCTATGGCGAAATCATCGGCGGTTCTGAAAGAGCCATTGACCATGATTACTTGTTAGAGCAAATTCGTAACCATAATCTAGATGAAAAAGAATATTCTTGGTATTTAGATCTACGTCGTTATGGTTCTGTTCCTCATTCAGGTTTTGGTTTA
The Enterococcus silesiacus DNA segment above includes these coding regions:
- a CDS encoding PhzF family phenazine biosynthesis protein, producing the protein MGNKESLFELSSFTYQDKGGNLAGVKLLKPDEHLSTDQMQLLAKKLGYAETAFVHPVAANEFEVRYFTPQTEVPLCGHATIAAFSLLKKLGKLTVGEYTIQTQAGRLAILIVEDDTVFMEQTLPVFFIEKLDYAKIASSLGIAVTDFSEELPLKIVSTGLKDLMIPVKDTTILQAIKPNSSEIEAISKQLDIIGYHVFVPDKTTISCRNFAPFVGIEEEYATGTSNGALVCYLFQENKSIGDKTYHFRQGRLRPDQTGRIIVEISAEDREIRQVFVGGKAMITKDLSEMD
- a CDS encoding DNA polymerase III subunit epsilon, translated to MRKKQTYAVVDLETTGTDPTVDRIIQFGCVLIQEGKIISRFATDINPNQAISKQIQQLTGISNSRVHKAPYFEDVALTIYNLLADTIFVAHNIYFDYSFLTQELLRCGTPKLKIPGIDTVELAQIFLPTEKSFRLGDLAESLGLIHDNPHQADSDAQVTAELLLLIEAKMRRLPLITMESIDRLSQQTGMDTSSYIHHIYEEMKQDIQPLAKEQHVVSGIALRKKEVPLFEEKLYGNPVFPQKKKAKEKVFADVIGYRSEQSRMMNLVYDHFTNDEHKNLFIEAATGTGKTLGYLFPLSYLATPDNPVIISTVSIVLQNQLTEKDIPLANQISPKPINAVIIKSHRHYIDLQRFKATLKNPVQQKQYALYQMGVLVWLVETETGDLDELQLTNFNHIFWRDVAHRGIDFLSDQDSLYQEDFVRFLYKKVRQSNVLIVNHAFLAQETLREIPLLPKSSYLIIDEAHHLPEIAGKIANRQFNYVSFKKQAALYLEEDQLFDQINQIFDTKTQEQRLLRIYSNALNDLIEEFSDLFYEINQLFKDEKRSHLEAMLLTKPVFDHLSLNGETSIQKIEILLTEMQEIQTRLQLSIVAELEKYTASERIIFVSLLQFFERIAFLYECFDIYVNRWEPRWIKEYSTTPQGYGLLAINDLEASILSETTWYDRYQRILYTGGTLKFGNDKKYLPNKLGLTNVSFKTLPDPYNYEENARLYIPTEAIAISQADAAEFAAYIAAVIQELSQQQDRSMLVLFTSHDILSSVYYRLHPQFLNAGRELLAQGISGSREKILKRFAHSKNSILLGADSFWEGVDLPGEALSLLIVTRLPFENPKRPFVKARYDYLEEKGVNPFTHEALPKAALRLRQALGRLIRSDSDKGALIVLDRRLVTAKYGKRMLKALPKELSVKEESLEAIALELKEFLNK
- a CDS encoding peptidase, which translates into the protein MQEQEDQKETRNTKILIGVIAALLVIIVVMTIFYIRSTQPRTQAKKEATEIAKEYAQLESVDNFYWFTRKETYFSVTGKNDKGEELAVIIPKAGEKVTVLNQKDGVEEGHIRQIIETDYKESNIQKISLGLYNDKPTWEVVTKNEDSSLNYYLLSFEKAEEIMIIKNV
- a CDS encoding aspartate aminotransferase, whose protein sequence is MNISRRAQKLEPSVTLAASAKANALKAAGKDVLSLTVGEPDFTTPKNIQQAAIQAIESGKASYYTPSAGIKELREAVVKYIETYYQLNYQANNVIVTDGAKFALYLLFQAVLNPNDEVIIPVPYWVSYGEQVKLAEGVPVFISCAQEKEFKVTVEQLEEAKTAKTKLLILNSPSNPTGMIYSEDELRKIGEWAVANDILIVSDDIYGRLIYNGATFTPMATLSEAIRKHTIIINGVSKSYAMTGWRIGYAVGDETIISAMNDIASQSTSNPTAVSQYAAIEALVGGQDTVEIMRQAFEARLNEIYPLFAALPGFKMEKPHGAFYLFPNIKETLTMCGYTDVTKWVDDLLAEAQVALVTGAGFGAPENVRISYATDLDTLKEAVKRIAAFIESKSTK
- the asnC gene encoding asparagine--tRNA ligase (catalyzes a two-step reaction, first charging an asparagine molecule by linking its carboxyl group to the alpha-phosphate of ATP, followed by transfer of the aminoacyl-adenylate to its tRNA), coding for MEQIQIIDSKNHVGETVKIGAWIANKRSSGKIAFLQLRDGTAYFQGIVVKSEVPEEVFQLAKSLTQETSVWITGEIREDSRSKFGYEIGVTGIEVIGESHDYPITPKEHGTDFLMDHRHLWLRSSRQHAIMQIRNEIIRATYEFFNNNNFVKIDPPILTASTAEGTTDLFETNYFDQKAYLSQSGQLYMEAAALAFGKVFSFGPTFRAEKSKTRRHLIEFWMIEPEMAFMHQEESLEVQEQYVAFLVQSVLDNCDHALDVLERNREVLKKYTQLPFPRISYDEAVELLKKNGFDDIEWGDDFGSPHETFIANSFDRPVFILNYPKAIKAFYMKPHPTRDDVVICADMIAPEGYGEIIGGSERAIDHDYLLEQIRNHNLDEKEYSWYLDLRRYGSVPHSGFGLGLERTVTWLAGIEHVREASPFPRLLNRIYP